AATACACATCTCTgggttttgttttataaaaattctCATTTAAACAATTAATACTTTGACGTTTAAATGGGaagattactaaaataatacCAAATCATGTTATTATTACTAGAgtaacttatattttttttaattactagaCTGTTTTGTGTACCCAAAATGTCCTTATTtcctttgttaacaaaaaacatatttacagaaaatgccattaatatttttataccacatcataaaaaataaattattttcgaaACAGTTAAATAAATCTGAGGTAAAAAATCTGTGATATTTGATGGCAGATTTATTAATGTCTAGCAGATTTACTTCTTTACACATACTTATTGCAGCATACTTTATATCATAACAGACTTACGGTAAAAAGTCTACTGCACATAATGATAGATTTAATTACGTTTGCAGATTTATTTTCTGTTGGCAGATTTATAATGGCAGACTTTTGCCTTATGATAGcatgtttataaaaattaagagactTTTATACTGGCATGTAAATTTTTCTCGtagattttttataatttggcAGATTTTCGTGTTGCTGAAATAGCAGACttacttttttaatttataaacatcaaactttttgaataagTATGCTTCGTTGcagagtttaaaatttataacaaaactAACTGCTATGTGGCAGCAGGTTTTAATGTATGTGATGACATACCTTTAAGGAGTGACAGACTTTTTTCATCCCGAATCAATTAACAAATCAGAATTTCAATTACCTCTAATTGAACCAAAACTCCGACCACTAACCGCAACCAGTTGCTTTTCTCCAAATCACGGTTTCCACTTTTTTTACAAATGACTTTCACGTTAAtctcaaaaaaaacaaaatcgatGGAGGAGGTTTTAACAGTTTGTGGCAGAAGGAAAAagcaaattcaaaatatataaatccaaCTAGATCCAATATCAAATAATGATCAAAAATTATCTTCTCTTCAACCCATATGATGATGCATTTTGTCAAGCAAATCATTGTTGCAAATCCTTGAACAACCCGAAACCAATGACCCACAGCCTGGTTTGAACCAAACACGTTTCTGCTATAACCCAGTCTCAAGCTAGAGACCAATACTTGCTCCAGCATCAAGTTTTTCTGATGATCAAAATCATTAGCCGATGTCATATTGTTCTAAGTGAATATGTCCCTGAATATACGGTTAATCCGTATGACGTGAAATATAAATAGATGAGAATCAGCTGTTTCTTCTTACTACAACCCCTTAAAAATACAATCAATTGTGATCTTCCAAGTCATGCCCTTAACATCAAAAACGCCTCAGAAACTGCATTCACTACTTGTTGTTGTCCCGCAGCTGACAGCCCTCTTCTGCAACATATCAGCAAAGACCAATCAACCTTTCCCTCTCAGTCTGGAAAAGGCTTGTCACTGGAATCACAGTCCAATGGCTCAGAACTTCTGCAATTTTTTTGGTTCCAACGTTTTCAGCTAGCATCATATTATCATATCTCTCTTCTAGTTGAGCAATTGCAGACTCTGCATTTTGAACTAGTTCATATATTAGGAAGCAACTTTATCCCAGATGCTACTTGATAATGTACTGAGGATCCAAGTGTAACTTGGaatcgtcttcttcctctctctgtAGAGAAGATAGAAGACTCACTCTTCCTCCAAAGGTATCGTCGGTGCCATATCCAGATACCAAAGACATCAAACAATTCCTCAAATTCACTTCCCCTTGTGAATCAAAGCTTTTTGTGGTAGAGAAGGGTGCAAATAAGATCGAATCTCTGATAAATCATTGCAAAACACAGGAGAACGTTATGGGAAAGGGGTTTAGGCTTCGGTTCATGGGTTACGACAAAGGGATTTTcccgtgttttttttaattgttacaTTTTCAAGTGTTTTAAagtaaatgtttatttttaaaatttgtttaattcattttattagTGGGGCATTATAGACTTTAactcatcttttttttcttttttattgttGTAAGTTATTCTAGTCATTACCTAACAAATGTGTGTTATTTTAGGTAATTTCCCTTAAATACTTCTAAACCATGGTTGAAGAGGACAAAATATAAGTACAACTCGCTATGCGcaactgtaaaaaaaaattctcagtAGTTATAAAGGAGGCTTTCTGGTCACAAAGTTAGGTAGGCGTTGCcttacatataatatatgaacTAAAGCTCCTAAACGTGTATGCAGCTCGATTCTATAAAACACAAGATGATACATATATCTGCCTAAGGTCATCTCCAACTtaatttcaaaacaatattCTAGTGTAACTTTTTCAATCCaacactaaaaataataaaatgtaatACTATAATTTCACACCAATGTGAAATAGTGTTTCAGAATTGAATTGCTCTATTGCCGAATGTGAATTTTTTTGGATCGCTTGCAGATTGATCAATAATATTGTAcctctttgttttttcttatgtttctAACCATCATGAAACCTGaaagttaaaattaaatatctttATAATTAAGAGTATGTGATTCAATTAACCATTGACCAATTATGCACCTAAACAATTCACCTTTTAATAAATCTACTAGATCTCGATCTTCGCGATTACACGGATgtttgttttcagttttatatacgTGGATATATTTTTTAGATCATAAGTagtatacatttataaaaatataatcatatatttaaatatttatataactatttcagatacaatagtttaataattttatagttcatATGATGTActtaatcaattgtttaaaaccgtcatatgtatttgttgcttcttattatatagtatttatcttattgtatttgcatttatttattaaacaaattaatatatgcatgaaacaatttatttgaaaactattttttatttaatttatgttaaattctGACCCGCCTTTCAAAGCTGAATTTTCTTTTAGCATTATTTTtcacttttaattattttagataatatattattgtatataaaaaatcttaattttacacatatattatatagtttgccaATGTTAAGTCGTTCTGTtatagtattatatttttaacatgaatattttatatttatgaaaagtaaattttataaatttatcaatttaatataaatttatcatttttagttcaatataataatttttgttttaacatgattgattatgattataaaatagataaaatgtgatagaattttttattttataaacgataattgaatatattttaatgcataataatagttcattgctaattaaaaaattagtgaaaatatttacataaaattttgaaaactaaaatatcgttaaaatatttatcaacagatttgttaaaatactttttatatatatatatatttaaaatgaaaagattaaaagattaaagtagttacaaatatttatgttaGTAGCTTTAGTGAAATACATGTTTGCTAATGTTAATAcgtcttaccaacatattatatttcgagcataaatatttataattatgaaaatatattatatataaatttattaatttaatatatttttaccatATGTAGCtcaatattataatatttttttaatacgattgattatgattatatactaaataaaaaataggatgaaaattttatttttcattttataaatgataactgaatatattaatgtataatattatttcaaaactaattaaaaattagtgaaaatatttacttataatttttgaaaattaagatcttgttaaaatcttttcaaaatagatttgctagattttttaaaatatatattttatatttaaaataaaaatatcataagatattatgattaaaatagttCAAAGAATCTATGTATTattagctttaataaaatacaattaatcaATTTTCTAAACGATTGTCCAGATTAAAAAATTGCAcatgaaaaaaattatgatttttattttaataaaatagatagatagacCCGAATTTGAGACAGATTAACTTTAATAATGCATACTTGCTTACCAAATGAGACAAAACAGAGCCTGGAAAATTCCAATTTTCTAGCAAGACTACAAAAAGATTCAATACCAGTTAATCATAAATTCACAAGTGACGTCTTTAGCAGTTatgttattttcattttacgaGTTTTTCTTGGGCTTACAAAGAGAGAGTGTTTTCTTGTTACAAATCTTACTTGGACTCTTCTTTGTCTGGGCCTGAAAACGTATTTCAGCCCAAATCAGCCTCATTCCAGCTCTACTCTGTTAGCTCTTCTTTGTTTGGATATTATTACACAACATATCGATTTTGATTTGTCTTTGGTTGTAAAATGGAAAGATAAAATCTGGGAATGCAGGAGTAACGAGTGCAGGGCATAAAACGTGTTCGTTTCTACCGACTGGAGTTGTAATGTAGGAAACAGGCAGATAACGTGTTTAGATTGTATGtgttgataaaaagaaaatcctCAAGTATCGAACTTTCTATAAACATATACCAATATAGCCAAATAAATTACGACTTTTGAAGCTAAGAAAAGGGATCCCATAACTGAGGGGCTTGTCTCAACGGACCCATAAGGTCATAACTCTCGTCCCAGACTGCCCTACGCTTTTAATGAAACAGCTCACACCAGTTCGTTCAGtcactttacaattttgtttacaaCATCTTCAATGTATTGGAAAGACCCGTACCAAAGACATTAATCTATTAAATTAATGTTTCCACTTTTCTATCTAACAGACTAACATTGTCTTGTTCGCCGTTATCAATCAAATGTAGGTCCCCGTTTCATgtatacttatttattttagaaaatattgtgATCCGACAAGCAACACCGTTTTGCGTCGCATTCGAATGCCACTATCATCGTTTTTTGGTACAAGATCGATGGAGTTGAAGATAAGCCTCTTTTTTATCACCAtccaaaattatacaaaaagcCAACTGGTGCCGTTTCTTGATTTTGACTTTATTATGTTTCTCATCACGCGTTTCAGGATTCAACACTCTTACACACATACACATACCAGAGATATATACACTTTTAGTTAGATCCATGTATATAAGTAATATGCACACTCATTATTAGGCGAAATGACATTATAACTAGAAGAGAAGTAGACACATAACCATGAAGCAAAGCAGGAATAAGTAGACTCTGCTTAGCGACTCATCCACCTGCATTGTCCGCCGCATTGACCGTAGACTTGTGTCATGGTCGCTACGGTACGGTGTTATGTTCGTAGAAGACTCTCCAAATAGTCTCCGATATACCATTTCGCATACCACACCCATCACTGGATCAGGCATTCTATACATGTACCGTTGACTCTCACCTTCTCCTAAACGTTGACCAACTCCTCTTGAGTCATAAAGCGGACCGGATGGTCTGTTCGGTACGTTTGAACCGGACTGGGGTATTTTCTGCCCCCGGCCGTAGATAGGGACAAGCGTAGCGTCCGAGACATCAGATTTGCAGACCGGACATTTTGGGGACTCCTTTTTATCGTACTGATCGACACGTCTTCTTGTATTGTTGGTGGAATAAGTCCACTTGTATATGCAGGGCCAACAAAACAAGTGGCCACATAATGTCACGACCGGGTCACGTACTTGATCCAAACATATGTTGCAGTCGAAGTCTCCTCTGGAGTCACCCAATGCTGCTGAGTCTTCTACCTTATCTATCTCCATTTTACTGAAATGAAATGTACAAGACAAACTCATTGACTTGACTAGTCGTTGTTTATAAAATGAGATTTCACCTAAACAGTactctgtttttaattataagtaGTTTTACTTAAAAGCACAAATATTTAGAAAGTtgttatctaaaaaaaatatatcatttaatcaattaattcaaccaattataaaaagcttaacattattttattggtcatacaatatccaataaataaaaaaagtgcattgaaatatgtaaactacttatattgtgaaacaaacCTACAGACTACAGTATTATACTAATTGGTCAAGTAACTACTTCCaatattgacaaaaaaagatcCAACCCCAATAGAGGTTTGAAAAgcattgattttatatatggaAACAAGAAATATCATCAAAGATCAATACAAACTAAACACAGTCAGCTACACACCAATCATGATCTtgctttaagaaaaaaaattgagagaAAAAGGAAGATtatgataattaattaaaagaagGGTAAAGGATCTCTAATAAGTTGAGGTTATGAAAGTATGGAAAGTGATAAGGAAATGAAACCCAAGCAGTGAAGCTGGCGTATTAACCAGCTAAGCAGGTTTTGAATACTTGACCTAATCACTTTCGTTTTTCATGCCTTGCTCTGTTTTCACTTAATCTCAAGCATACGTTATCATTCTGCATATAccatttaataagaaaaaacacaaataaCTAAAGAAACCGAGTAGTTAATTAAGCAAATAAGTGATGACAAAGAGGAATCTAATCAAATCACATCACAAGTAGTTCATTTGAATGATCTGAAACTGTCATCTTCGTGCGTAGTATCCCAAAATAAACGGTGCAGatctattgatttttttttggagcaccaatatattgattttatatatacacatacaaaCGCAACGacatagttatatataataaagaGTGATGATCCCAGGAGTTAAAAAGAGACGTACCCTTGGAAGAGGTTATAGGATATATAGATCTCTTCTGACTTGAGTGCTAATTAAGCCTTTCGAAACCTGCAGAGATTTTGTTTGCTTTATGTGACAATGGCTTGAAGACGAGAGGCGAgttaaaaagagagagagatgagaactGTTTGGAAATAGAGAAAGCAGAATGGGCAAGAAGAATAACAGATAGAGAATGGTGCAGAAGCACAAGAGCTTATAttatacacacacatacaattattatttttatcttgtaAGGTGCAAAATTAAAATCCGCAAAAGTTATGATTTTAAAGAAGAAACGTCTACCTAATTAAAAATAAGTAGATAAAGTAACGAAACGCCATTCTTCCTTTTTAAAGCTTTTTTCCTATACTTGTTTAACTTCCGTAAGCctctttctttaatttatgaaaAGGTCAGCAACGGATGAGCATcgtttattaaaagaaaaaggtaaacaAGATAACATAAAACATGTTTATTCACagctaataatatttttggaacAACTCCATTATTCAGCTGATAAACCTATAAAAACGACACAAAACATTAGAAATTGCAAAATTTTCCCATAACTTTATCGATTTATCCATATCACAAGATAAGAAATTGGCGGCTTCTGTTTCTGGCAACACCATAGATACTCCCCAAAGTTTAAtgacgtaaaaaaaattaatgacgTGGGACTCCATGGCTGCACCGTTACGGCATTATTTTCCAATtgctttttcttattttttttttttgtcaattgctttttcttgttttttttttcttttttcattaattatttgaaAACTTCTGCTTATTTCGGTACTTTACTTTTTtgtattctttcaaattttgtaattattaggTGTTGATTAGTGACTTGAAAGAAGAAACGGTGCTGAATAAATAACAATATCAATTTggtttagacaaaaaaaaatcaatttggtAAGTTGCTTCATTAAATAGAATTAGGGGAATAATAAATTTTCGTTGAAGCCTTAACTAAAGGCTTGATCAACCAATAGCCATATAGTTTAAACCACAAAAATAGGTTATACGTCGGGGGGAAAAGCCATTGGTGTTCACCAGACCATATTTAAATTCGTGTTATTTAATTAATTGTCAGTAGGCAACCCCAAATTCACTCCTTGAAATGATAAAACATTGCCTAAATAAATGTATTTGTTGTGCCGTCACCATTATGTTTGGGTCTAACATGAAAAACATGGTTTTGAAGATTCATGGTCACAGTATCTGCGATCAACTTACAATTTCGTgcattatataaataaacatattgcCTGACGTTCGTATTCACTTAAGTCAAAAAATaatgggaaaattgccaaaagagaacaaaaaaatcaGGTTGTTGTCTATTtgttataaaactaattttgtccATTTTTTCTCGTTTTTACCCTTTGTATTTCTGAAaactaatgaaataaataattttgtgaatcaaaaaaattaataaaatatccaTATACACAAGCtggtaattttcttttgttcaaaaaattggtaaataagatttttaaaatacgtTTTACTAAAAGTAGAATGTGTCTTCTACGAAAAATGGTATAGTAGAAAACGATTTCTAAAATAAACACATTCATCTACTTCTTTTAGAAAGCCCATTTTACTATTtactaaatttctaaaaaagaaGAATTTGCATTCTACTAATCGTAAAGGTATTCACTTTCCTTCCAAATGCATCTTCTACTTTTATAAAGTATTCTAAATTTCGGGGAATATGTTTTCTACAATGTACTCTTACGTCTACTCAAAGTAGAAAGTGTATTCagaatttttatcatttttctaaACTTTTAGAAGTCACCTTCTACATATAAGAATACCTGATTTTTTgcaaaaattaatgaaatttcagttaagaaaatattctaaaaatctcCTAGaaatattctaacttcctaaAACGTGTTATGGTCGATTTtacttgaaaaaattaaaaaaaaatggttctCCATTCTCTTTTTCATCAATCTATGGTTTTTCCATAGCTTTTTTTTGATTATTCTCataaactcttgttctctatgatgtatatatatacctcTTTTTTTCGATTGCCtttcaactgttttttttttccttttttctattaacttttttttttaaattcaaattaacttttaaattctgtttaattagattaaatataggGTTAGTTTTGGGATTATGAGAAAAATTATACTATTGAGATAACTTTATGTTGGTTTTATATCAAGGGGACAACAaccttgtttttttgttctcttttagcAATTTTCCCAATAATAATATTCTCTCCTTTTCTAAATAATCCATGTTCTACTATTTTTTACTTGTTTCTAAAAAATcagtattttagattttttatttatttttaataataaattgtaaacttcataaaatattaattgacaattttgaatttattgaattaatattggtttaaatttatggaaatttgttataattttaaaagttaatgcattaatatttaaatattaattttttttattatttgtgaaaaatctaaaatatgcaTTATTTAGAAAcagataaaatattatttaattaaattttgttaatttcaCTAAATAACAAAAAAGTATAAATATGGCACCCATTCCAGGACTGGGAGAACATATAATTGGTAGTTGTATTCggcattttttaataaaatatttttataaaacgattattttatttttatatatttttgaaaaaaatattggtaCATATGAAAAATCGTCAACAAAATTAGCTGCGTAAATGCTATGTAGTAAATTAGATGTCATGACAACTGATGTGACGACTGGTGTATGATTttgctaaaatataaataaaatgtatgtttcttaaattttcaaaagcacaaaatatttttatatggtcATATAAAAGAAATGGTAAACCATTTTCTGGAGAGAGAATGTGAAAGTTTCGACGGCCACGCACTGTGAAAATCTGATGTGGTGCGGATTCGAACTCGGGTTCCTTGGAGATCCGCTTTAACCACCCAACCACAGACGCATGGTTTATACCGTCATATAAGCTGGTATAAATTAAACATATCACAATATGTTAAATATGAACCGATTGTCTCCCCGTTACTCGCGCATATCCGAACCGATTGTATAAACATAGCCATATCTCATGGCCAAAACATTTTGGGTCAAGTATTATTTATAAGTTATTGTTCGATTCTCGCACTAACGAGAGCATGGTGTTATATCTAACAATGACATTTTAGTTCTCTCGAGTGTTTTACAACTTCACCGAGGGTGTTGTTATATAAGGCATATATGTTTTAGAAATATCATTGATTAAGTAATAAGTGACGATTTGCACaccaaaaaaaagagtaatAAGTGACGAACCTGTTGAGAAAATACATTCCTGGGGCAGACATCAAGTTAAGAAAATACCTTTACTATTgtttaaatataaacatatgATAAAACATTGTTAACTGAACCTAAAACATATCTAATCACCCTACGGAGCACCCGTCTATCCCAAACAATTTTTTGTGTGTCATATAGTTCATTTGTAAACAATGATAACAAAAGGACTGGAATCCGAATACAGTTCTAActtgtattatatataatactatTGTTCAGTCGATAAAAAGAAATACTATTGTTCTAGACGTAgatataaaaatagatatacAAGTCTGTGATAATATTTTCGAAGTCTCATATCAAATTATTGGAGCAAGTTGCCTTTAACGATTAGAAGAACTGGGTCAATAAATGGGCGTCTCCCAGTTGATTATGGATATCAACTAGTGGTAGCTgaatcaaaataatatacttattccttttcttttctatatacaatgtttgtttatttgatGGTTTTTCAAAGATTAAAATAGTAAATAGTATTTTTGGCAGATCACTGATTCTATTGTTTATTCTACGTAATTATCCGGTACATCCGCAACATTTTTCTCTTCTCCTATAACTCAAACAAAAATAACAGCAAAAAAGAGTTTAAGAAAATCAAATGTGATAAAGACAAATACAGAGAAGGAAGAAACATAAGCATGGAGATTTCTCCTCATTGTTTGGTTTCTCTTCTTGTAACCCTTCTTTTGTCTGGACTCGCCTCGTCTCTCCACATCTCtcgtaatttatagtcatttgatattttattcatGTCTATAAAACTTGTTTTAGAGTTCTTTTTAATGGAGTGTATATATGTGCAGTTGATGAATTTGAGTCACATCCAGCCACAAGCCGAGCTCTTCTTCAGGCAAAGACACGTAAGAAATATAATCTCCCAAAAtttgaatcattttttttgttgctaagaCAAAATTTGAATCATTGATCGTAATAAGAACTCATGCATGCTCTATTGATGATTAGCATATCCAAActcaaattataataataagcAAGATTCATGTTAATGATCTGATAAAATAATAGCATGCAAGGAAGATTTTGCGAGCAAGAATTACACAATTATAACGAGCAAATGCAAAGGACCAAATTATCCAGCCAAGGCATGTTGCTCGGCCTTCAAGGACTTTGCTTGCCCATTCGCAGAAGCTCTTAATGACGAAAAGGCAGACTGTGCCTCTACAATGTTTAGTTACATCAATATCTATGGTCGTTATCCTCCCGGAATATTCGCAAACATGTGCAAAGAAGGCAAAGAAGGGCTCGATTGCGCCAACGTCACCGCTACCTCTTCTGCTCATGCATCACTCCCTCTTGTCTCCACACATGCATTGCTTATCACCGTTctctttttctacttcttctAAAGACATATGTTACGCTATGACATGagatttattatatatgatgATTCCGTCGTTATATAATTAGTTGTTGAGTGACCCATTAAGTCGTTCCTGCAAAACCATAGctgaaaattttctttcttgtgTTAGGCTCTCGTGAactatttgtttcttttttctcaGTAACATGCATAATGAGGGGTTAAACCCATATGATCTCGCATCTGTGATGAATCGAATCTCCTAACGAACTTCACAGATCGTAAGCTCTAGTTCTCTGTTACGCTTTTACCAAAACGCTATCTCTCTAACTCTCTCTCACTCGTTCGATAGAATAAGACCTCTAAAGAATCTTAAAGAAAGACACCGAGAATTTGGTAACCCAGTTCGGGATCCAATGTGGATCCTTTACATCTGGGGCTTGACGGCACAAGCAAAGGTTTCACTAATCACTTCAAGAGTCTTTACAAAGAAGATGATCAAGAGATGATACAAGAACAGTACACTCAAGAAAcgatcttcttcctctctctgaTTCTGTAACAACCTTCTCTCTCTCAGCTCAAATCAGCTGACACTCGATAATTgacttctcctttcttcttctatatataaagaagacCGGTACACTTGAGTCATAAGCCGATTCCAATAACCACCCCGGTTATCACCTTCTTATAACCTTGTACCAAGACGCTAATTGAACCAGCTCCGGTTTAGCTATTCTTATTGTTGAATGTCACCAAAATCATAACAATCTCCAccttaacatcaacaatataagTCAATCCTCCTTTGCCGTCAAGCATAGCCATGCTTCTAGCACCTGGCTACTCCGAGCTCTGCTAACGCCTGCTCGAACTTCATACTTGGAATCACCTTAGTTAACATATCAGCTGAGTTCTTCGATGTGTGCACCTTCTGTATATCCACCTCTCCGGCTTCAATCATTTCTCGCACAAAACTCATTTTCAGAGCTACATGTTTTGAGACTGCAACATGTTTCATTCTGTCATGAAACACATTGTTCTTTGCCAAACATATTGCACTCTGAGAATCGCAACCTATACTGACCTCTGACTAATCATACCCCAACTCTTCTGTCAACCCTCTCAGCCACAAGCCTTCTTTAATTGCTTCCACCAGTGATATGTACTCAGCCTCGGTTGTTGACAATGCTACTACCTGTTGTAGACCTGATTTCCAACTCACAATATTTCCTCCTACCATGAACACATATCCAGTTGTTGATCGTCTTCGAATTAAATCTCCTCCAAAGTCTGAATCAGAGTAGCCCTTCACTCTGAATTTATCTGTATTTTTCTTGAATACTAACCCAACATCCTGTGCTCCCACCAAATACCTCAAGATCCACTGTACAGCTTGCCAGTGTTCTCTACTCGGATTGCTCATAAACCTACTGACAAGACCCACACCAAATGCCAGATCAGGTCTCGTGCTAACCATAGCATACATGATGCTTCCCACAGCATTAGCATATGGAAACTCATCATCAGAACTTGCTGAACCTTGCTCTCCTTCTTCCAGAGCCACCAATTTAAACTGAGCTCCTATAGGCGTAGACACACTCTTCGCTTCTTCCATTCTGAAAACTTGAAGAATCTTTTTGATGTATCTTGATTGAGATAACTTCAGAACTCCACCTGCTCTGTCCCTCTTAATATCCATGCCAAGTATTCTTTTTGCAGGTCCAAGACCCTTCATGTCGAACTCCTGACATAGCATCTCCTTGACCTTCTTAATATCCGTCATGTCCTTAGCTATCAgtagcatatcatctacatacaGAAGTAGATATATGTACTCATTCTCCTTCAGTTTCTTCAAATAGACGCACAAGTCATATTCGCTCTTCGAGAATCCATTCTTGATCATAACCTGATCAAAACATTTGTTCCACTGACGTGGTGCCTGCTTCAAACCGTAGAGAGACTTCACCAACTTGCAGACCTTATCTTCATGCCCTTTTACTATATACCCCTCTGGCtgatccatatatatatatcttcatcTATAGTGCCGTGTAAAAACGCTGTCTTAACGTCTAACTGTTCCAGCTCCAGATCTTTATCCACCACGATTGATAGCAGCAATCGTATTGAAACATGTTTGACTACTGGAGAAAAATCTCCTGATAATCCACACCTTCACGCTGTGAGTATCCTTTTGCGACTAACCTCGACTTGTGCCTTGGTTTCTCAATTCCCGGTATGCCTGGTTTAAGTTTATAAATCCAC
The Brassica napus cultivar Da-Ae chromosome A1, Da-Ae, whole genome shotgun sequence DNA segment above includes these coding regions:
- the LOC106407086 gene encoding E3 ubiquitin-protein ligase RMA2-like, with translation MEIDKVEDSAALGDSRGDFDCNICLDQVRDPVVTLCGHLFCWPCIYKWTYSTNNTRRRVDQYDKKESPKCPVCKSDVSDATLVPIYGRGQKIPQSGSNVPNRPSGPLYDSRGVGQRLGEGESQRYMYRMPDPVMGVVCEMVYRRLFGESSTNITPYRSDHDTSLRSMRRTMQVDESLSRVYLFLLCFMVMCLLLF
- the LOC106407330 gene encoding GPI-anchored protein LLG3-like yields the protein MEISPHCLVSLLVTLLLSGLASSLHISLDEFESHPATSRALLQAKTPCKEDFASKNYTIITSKCKGPNYPAKACCSAFKDFACPFAEALNDEKADCASTMFSYINIYGRYPPGIFANMCKEGKEGLDCANVTATSSAHASLPLVSTHALLITVLFFYFF